A DNA window from Methanobacteriaceae archaeon contains the following coding sequences:
- a CDS encoding DUF1848 domain-containing protein yields MIINVGGRTDIVNYYTPWLLNRLSEGYAYSRNPFARENVYKLSLRPEDVECLLFCSKNYQPILEHIGGIDEKYNILCNYTITAYGKDIEPKVPTINQSIKTLERLSDIVGRNKILWRYDPILLTEKYTVEKHLETFEYMAEAIASLVYRCIFSFVDMYKKVEENMPEIIPLTDDDKVRLLKGIGEISEKYNLYTQTCATNESYEKYGIHAAGCTTREILEQAHGVVYKNVKASGIRENCHCIPSRDIGAYNSCLSECKYCYANRKPDIPKNVIKLHDEKSPLLLGHLKESDNLIDTEVIRYIEPKQTTLFDF; encoded by the coding sequence ATGATAATAAATGTTGGCGGAAGAACAGACATAGTGAACTACTACACTCCATGGCTACTGAACAGGCTTAGTGAAGGATATGCATATTCAAGAAATCCCTTTGCAAGAGAGAATGTGTATAAGTTAAGTTTAAGGCCTGAAGATGTGGAGTGCTTGCTGTTTTGCTCCAAAAACTACCAACCTATACTGGAACATATAGGAGGTATTGATGAAAAATACAATATTCTGTGCAACTACACGATTACTGCATACGGCAAGGATATAGAACCTAAAGTTCCAACAATAAATCAATCTATTAAAACGTTGGAAAGACTATCTGATATTGTCGGTAGGAATAAGATTCTCTGGAGATATGACCCTATACTGCTTACTGAAAAATATACAGTTGAAAAACATCTGGAAACTTTTGAGTATATGGCTGAAGCTATTGCCTCTTTGGTTTACAGATGCATATTCAGCTTTGTGGACATGTACAAAAAAGTTGAAGAGAATATGCCTGAAATAATTCCACTCACTGATGATGATAAAGTGAGGCTATTGAAAGGGATTGGTGAGATATCCGAGAAGTATAATCTTTATACGCAAACCTGTGCAACAAATGAAAGCTATGAAAAATATGGTATACATGCTGCAGGTTGCACAACTCGTGAAATATTGGAACAGGCACATGGTGTGGTCTATAAAAATGTTAAAGCTAGTGGAATTAGAGAAAACTGTCATTGTATTCCTTCAAGAGATATTGGAGCATATAATTCCTGTTTAAGTGAGTGTAAATATTGCTACGCAAATCGAAAACCTGATATTCCTAAGAATGTTATTAAGTTGCATGATGAGAAATCACCATTATTGCTTGGACACCTAAAAGAAAGTGATAATCTAATTGATACTGAAGTAATAAGATATATTGAGCCAAAACAAACAACGTTATTTGATTTTTAA